Genomic segment of Fervidobacterium gondwanense DSM 13020:
TCGCAAGTTAATTCTCTTACCGGTGCGTTTATAAATGCCATAAACACTGGGACAAAGCTCGTCGGACTCGACCTGAGCAAGTATTTGCCAGCTAATTCATCGAGCACAGACAAGAGGGACAACAAGAGCCAGGCTAATGCTGTCATCGAATTAACCGCAGTCGTCAAGGAAGTGGACGCGACTGGTAAGATGTTTTTAGAAGGTAGAAAGCAGATTAAGGTGGGAAATGACCTAAGAGAGATAATAATTACCGGCTGGGTGCACCCACAGGCGATAAAACCGGGAAATATAGTAAATTCAACAGACCTCATAAACGCACAAATTTGGGAAAACGGAAAGGTTGTTTTCCAGGATGACCCGCAGCAGAGTTCTTGGCTTGGTTTGTTACTCTCTGCCATCGCAGGTTTGTTCAAGTAAGAATAGTAAGGACAAGGAAGTGATAGGTGATGAGAATGAAAAGGACGGTAGTTGTAATTCTAATCGCACTACTCAGCATATCGACAATTTTTGCAGCAAATGTGAGGATAAAAGACTTTGCAAAATTCCGCGGTGCAAGGGATAACCAGCTTTTTGGTGTTGGACTTGTTGTCGGTCTAAACGGTACTGGTGATAGCGGTACTTTGAATTCAACACTCCTGGCGAATATGATGAAAAATTTTGGCATAAGTGTGAATCCAAACGACTTAAAAACGAGGAACGTCGCTCTTGTCATGGTCGTTGCTGATATACCACCGTTCTATAAATCCGGCATGAGGCTCGATGTTGAAATAGCAAGTATAAATGATGCGAAGAGCTTGAGAAATGGGATTCTTGTTCAAACACCGTTGTACGGTGCTGATGGAAATGTATATGCCGTTGCACAAGGTCCAGTTTCGGTTGGTGGCGAAGAAGTTAAAGGGACTGCAAACCTTCAAAAGAGATTTCCGGT
This window contains:
- a CDS encoding flagellar basal body L-ring protein FlgH, which encodes MKKINYLSFVVFFILFTSVGFSTSLYTSSTNPQFQNLLGTYKPSKVGDYVTIAVYESPRISTSSQVNSLTGAFINAINTGTKLVGLDLSKYLPANSSSTDKRDNKSQANAVIELTAVVKEVDATGKMFLEGRKQIKVGNDLREIIITGWVHPQAIKPGNIVNSTDLINAQIWENGKVVFQDDPQQSSWLGLLLSAIAGLFK